From a region of the Microscilla marina ATCC 23134 genome:
- a CDS encoding DEAD/DEAH box helicase: MAKKYGNTWWGQQWLNALNNIDFSNRLPRGRTYANKGAVLDVEIKENVVTAKVQGSERYPYKQKLEIKEFSDAEKDDILDIITEDPFILSSLLNRELPHDLLDILNNKGIQLFPNSWRSIQGSCSCPDWAVPCKHLAAVIYIIGNEIDKNPFMVFLLHGLDVLAEIQKRGFTSHGDFKLPVTPLRKLLADPSQSQDYSYQLALTKKIDFSTLPPSKENLLQLLPAKPLFFHEKDFKGLLEQAYTKVAKGVKKEQKLLPEVEESFFDAHHGEVSIILGSMLDLHYAVLKPENEQVQAPPIRNTMSLIGHVRELNPAHLHRHHPSVVALYFTYQFTTYLATNSAFIPELLEIEANLYVIRWVPALLVDEVTAIFDILVQLMPPEMLAVTVKDKLNFVTPEEQVKMLTGVFLHHFMTEHYTYNNKQQYNDTIFLSFFDHSTLFVQGFTQKENAQAIQKWLQKFYLSNKEYLPVLKVEEIEDDEMFELSFWVQKQGAQMDKLISVKDLFHYKKYKDLRLGIIQDLAVLAEYLPAIKQLIKEKGDYRILVGSEDFVQIFMYTLPALQLLSIQVLLPKALQRLARPQLSGRVQAEGSSGASKSFVDLKQMLSFDWQVALGDTLLSPDEFRKVVRKLKGIVKLNDEYVLFDQKEVETLLKKLDKPPKITDSEVLRAALAADYKGAKVGLDNKARELIRGMVAFDTVASPKDLKATLRPYQQRGYEWLYKNAQLGFGSLLADDMGLGKTLQVISLMLKLKEEGKLNKKKALVIVPTTLLGNWQKEINKFAPGLQTAIYHGPNRQLDLKQPDIIITSYGIARSDIQVLSKIKWAFLAIDEAQNIKNNATEQTKAIKKIKTDRVVAMSGTPVENRLSEYWSIFDFTNKGYLGALTKFKDEFIKPIELERSQAHLDRFKKVTAPFILRRIKTDKSIISDLPDKITNDQICSLTKEQTALYQNVVDMIMRELNGKQGEEGKTRKGLIFQLMNALKQICNHPSHYLKHAHLDPGQSGKTQLLLSLLDNIYENGEKTLIFTQYREMGDLLLPLLEQRYHNTPLWLHGGVSRKKRDQMVEDFQNKPHVKTMLLSLKAGGTGLNLTKASNVIHYDLWWNPAVENQATDRAYRIGQQNNVMVYRMITQGTFEEKINAMIQTKKELADLTVSTGENWIGDMSNQELKEVFDLEKG; the protein is encoded by the coding sequence ATGGCAAAAAAATATGGCAATACCTGGTGGGGGCAACAGTGGCTCAATGCTTTGAACAATATAGATTTTTCTAACCGCTTGCCCAGAGGACGTACCTATGCCAACAAAGGGGCCGTGCTGGATGTAGAGATCAAAGAGAATGTAGTGACTGCCAAAGTACAGGGATCCGAACGTTACCCGTACAAGCAAAAGCTGGAGATCAAAGAATTTTCTGATGCCGAAAAAGACGATATCCTGGATATTATTACCGAAGACCCCTTCATTTTGTCATCTTTGCTCAACCGGGAGCTCCCCCATGACTTATTGGATATTTTGAATAACAAAGGCATCCAACTGTTTCCTAATAGTTGGCGTAGTATTCAAGGCTCTTGCTCTTGCCCCGATTGGGCGGTGCCTTGCAAACACCTGGCGGCAGTGATTTATATCATTGGCAACGAGATAGACAAAAACCCTTTCATGGTGTTTTTGTTGCATGGGCTCGATGTGTTGGCTGAAATACAAAAAAGAGGGTTTACCTCGCACGGAGACTTTAAGCTGCCTGTAACCCCTTTGCGCAAGCTACTGGCAGACCCCAGCCAATCGCAGGACTACAGCTATCAACTAGCCCTCACCAAAAAAATTGATTTTTCGACCTTACCACCCAGCAAAGAAAACTTGTTACAGTTGTTGCCTGCCAAGCCATTGTTTTTTCATGAGAAAGACTTCAAGGGTTTGTTAGAACAGGCATATACCAAAGTAGCAAAAGGAGTGAAAAAAGAACAAAAGCTACTACCCGAAGTAGAAGAAAGTTTTTTTGATGCCCACCACGGCGAAGTCAGTATTATTTTAGGCAGTATGCTGGACTTGCATTATGCAGTGCTCAAGCCCGAAAATGAACAAGTGCAAGCACCACCTATACGAAATACCATGAGCCTAATAGGGCATGTGCGTGAATTGAACCCTGCTCACTTACATCGTCACCACCCTTCGGTAGTTGCCCTGTATTTTACTTATCAGTTTACCACCTACCTTGCCACTAATTCGGCGTTTATTCCTGAGTTACTTGAGATAGAAGCCAACCTGTATGTCATTCGTTGGGTGCCTGCTTTGTTGGTAGACGAAGTGACGGCTATTTTTGATATTTTGGTACAACTGATGCCACCAGAGATGCTTGCGGTGACCGTGAAAGATAAATTAAATTTTGTAACGCCCGAAGAGCAGGTAAAAATGTTGACAGGAGTGTTTTTGCATCACTTCATGACTGAGCACTATACCTATAATAACAAACAGCAATACAACGATACGATTTTCTTAAGTTTTTTTGACCACAGTACTTTGTTTGTGCAAGGCTTTACCCAAAAAGAAAATGCCCAAGCGATTCAGAAATGGCTGCAGAAGTTTTACTTGAGCAACAAAGAGTATTTACCGGTGTTAAAGGTAGAAGAGATAGAAGACGACGAAATGTTTGAGCTTAGTTTTTGGGTGCAAAAACAAGGTGCTCAAATGGATAAGCTCATCAGTGTCAAAGACTTATTCCATTATAAAAAATACAAAGACCTTCGCTTGGGTATTATTCAAGACCTGGCGGTTTTGGCAGAGTATTTACCTGCAATCAAGCAGCTCATCAAAGAAAAAGGCGACTACCGTATATTGGTAGGCAGCGAAGATTTTGTGCAAATCTTTATGTACACTTTGCCTGCCCTACAGTTGCTTAGTATTCAAGTGTTGTTGCCCAAAGCCCTGCAACGCCTGGCACGCCCTCAGTTATCGGGCAGGGTACAAGCCGAAGGAAGTTCGGGAGCAAGCAAAAGTTTTGTAGACTTAAAGCAAATGTTGTCCTTCGATTGGCAGGTGGCTTTGGGCGATACGCTTTTGTCGCCCGACGAATTCAGAAAAGTAGTGCGCAAGTTGAAAGGCATTGTCAAACTCAATGATGAATATGTACTTTTTGACCAAAAAGAAGTAGAGACTTTGCTCAAAAAGCTGGATAAACCACCAAAAATAACGGATAGTGAGGTGCTCAGGGCAGCACTTGCCGCTGACTACAAGGGGGCTAAAGTAGGTTTAGATAACAAAGCCCGTGAGTTGATCAGAGGAATGGTAGCTTTTGATACGGTGGCTTCGCCCAAAGACTTAAAAGCAACCCTGCGCCCTTATCAGCAAAGGGGCTATGAATGGCTCTATAAAAATGCGCAATTGGGCTTTGGCAGTTTGCTTGCTGACGACATGGGCTTGGGCAAAACTCTACAGGTAATCAGTCTGATGCTTAAACTCAAAGAGGAGGGTAAGTTAAACAAGAAAAAAGCCTTGGTAATAGTACCTACTACTCTGCTGGGCAATTGGCAAAAAGAAATCAATAAGTTCGCTCCTGGTCTGCAAACTGCGATTTACCATGGACCCAACCGCCAACTTGATTTAAAACAGCCTGATATCATTATTACCTCTTATGGTATTGCCCGTAGCGACATACAAGTGTTGAGTAAGATCAAGTGGGCTTTTTTGGCCATTGACGAAGCCCAAAACATTAAAAACAATGCTACTGAGCAAACCAAGGCAATAAAAAAGATAAAAACCGATAGGGTGGTAGCAATGAGCGGTACCCCGGTAGAAAACCGCTTGTCGGAATACTGGAGTATTTTCGATTTTACCAATAAAGGATACCTGGGGGCGCTTACCAAGTTCAAAGACGAGTTTATCAAGCCTATTGAGCTAGAGCGAAGCCAAGCGCATTTAGACCGCTTTAAGAAGGTCACCGCACCTTTTATTTTGCGTAGGATCAAAACCGACAAAAGCATTATCAGTGACTTGCCTGATAAGATCACCAATGATCAGATTTGTAGCTTGACCAAGGAGCAAACGGCGCTTTATCAAAACGTAGTAGACATGATCATGCGCGAATTGAATGGAAAACAAGGTGAAGAGGGCAAAACCCGCAAAGGTTTGATTTTTCAGTTGATGAATGCCCTCAAGCAAATTTGTAATCACCCCAGTCATTACCTTAAGCACGCTCACCTTGACCCTGGTCAGTCGGGCAAAACCCAATTGTTACTTTCGTTGCTGGACAATATTTACGAAAATGGTGAAAAGACGCTTATTTTTACTCAATACCGAGAAATGGGTGATTTGTTACTGCCTTTACTTGAGCAACGTTACCACAATACCCCGCTTTGGTTGCACGGAGGAGTAAGCCGTAAGAAGCGTGACCAGATGGTAGAAGATTTTCAAAACAAGCCCCATGTGAAAACCATGTTGCTTTCGCTCAAAGCTGGAGGTACTGGGCTCAACCTGACCAAAGCCAGTAATGTGATTCATTACGACTTGTGGTGGAACCCTGCTGTAGAAAACCAGGCAACTGACCGGGCATACCGTATTGGGCAACAAAACAATGTGATGGTGTATAGAAT